The genomic segment GTCCCCGCATTCTCCCGTTTGCGCCTTCCTCTGCGCCCTCTGCGTCTCTGCGTTGAGTCTTGCCTTCAGAACCGCGAGGGCATTCATCAGGCTCGGGTCATCGCGGTGCCCGGTCTGGAAGGCGGCAGCGAGCTGCCGCACTCCAAGGCGCGCTTCGCGCGCGTGCTTGGGGGTGGGGGCTGTGCCTGTGCTTTGGTGGACGTTGTGGACGGGGTGGACTTGGTGGGCCGGAAAGGAGCGGCGTATCCCGCAGTCCGGGCCCTGCCTTGCCTTGTCTCCTGCCCCTACTTCCAGAGCACTCTTGCCACGAAGAGCGCGCCTTTGGCGCCGCGTTTCCGGGCGTCGTCGTTCCAGACACCCTCGCCGACGGTGACCCAGGACTCGGCGGGGGTCATGGCGGCGGCGCCGAAGTTTCCGAGGGCGGCGCCGCGCTCGGGGATGAGGACGCGCTCGGTGGCGCGGAGGACGTGGAGGGCTTCGGGGTCCACCTGGGCGATGAAGAGGGGGGCGCGGTTGCGCATGACGTGGTCGTTGTTCGCGCCGCGACGGGTGTAGACGAGGAAGAGGGCGTTTTCCGTGGCGAGCCAGTGCTGCTGGGTGTTGTAGGAGCCCAGTTCCGCGCCGTCGTCAAAGGTCCAGGGCTTGATGGGGTCGTAGTGGAGGCCGTCGGCGCCGGAGGTGACATAGGCGCGGGCGTCGTTGCGCAGGGTGAGGAAATAGCGCCCCCGGTGCTTCACCATGGACGGTTCGCAGAGCCCGCGCCCGCCCTCAACGCTCATGCTGTTCCCGTGCTCAACGTAGGAGACGGTGGTCCCGTCGAACCGGAACCGCCCCACGGAGACGGTGTAGTCCTCCTTGGCGTTGCGTCCGTGGTAGAGCGGCAGGAGCAGGGAGCCGTCAGGCTCGACGATCCACTGCGAGCAGGCGTTGCGGCAGAAGGCGAACATGGGGTCTTCGGGCATCTCGATGAGCTTCCAGGCGGTCCACGTGCGCGCCTCGGGGTCGAAGACCGTGTAGGCCGTCTGGTCGAAGCGGCCCTCGCGCTCGACCAGCGCGCCGCCCTCGCGGTACATGAGCTGCGCGCCGATGGCGATGACCTTCCCGGTCGGCGCGTGCCAGCCGGGGGTCACGTCGCACACGGCGACGATCTCGCCGTCCGGTCCCTTGCGCCAGGCGAACTCGGGGATGGTCACGGGCCCGGTCCAGGTTTTGCCCAGGTCCTCGGACAGCATGTAGTACAGCTCGGAGTAGAAGTCTGAGACTTGGAGGTGCTTCTGGAGCGTCATGACGGCCAGCGGCGCGCCGTCCTTCCCCTTCCCCGGCACGGCGGTCGCACGCGGGTGGAACCAGAGGAACTTGCCGTCGTCGTGCTCCACCGGCACGTCCAGCACGATGTCATACCCGGCGGGGGTCGGGGGCTGCGTCCAGGCGACAGGGGCCGCCAAGAACAGCGCCAGCGCGACAAGCTTCCTCATTTCCCTTCTCCTTTCAAGCCCGGCGCGTCAGATCCGCAGATAGATCTTGCGCCGGTTCAGATACCAGACCACTAGGAACGTGAACGCCACGGAGACCGTCATCTGAAGGAAATAGGCCCAGTCCTCGCCGACGGCGAGCGCGATGTTTCCCCCGACAAACCGCTCGGCGAACTCGTTGAAATCCATGAAGTTGCGGA from the Candidatus Hydrogenedentota bacterium genome contains:
- a CDS encoding exo-alpha-sialidase; this translates as MRKLVALALFLAAPVAWTQPPTPAGYDIVLDVPVEHDDGKFLWFHPRATAVPGKGKDGAPLAVMTLQKHLQVSDFYSELYYMLSEDLGKTWTGPVTIPEFAWRKGPDGEIVAVCDVTPGWHAPTGKVIAIGAQLMYREGGALVEREGRFDQTAYTVFDPEARTWTAWKLIEMPEDPMFAFCRNACSQWIVEPDGSLLLPLYHGRNAKEDYTVSVGRFRFDGTTVSYVEHGNSMSVEGGRGLCEPSMVKHRGRYFLTLRNDARAYVTSGADGLHYDPIKPWTFDDGAELGSYNTQQHWLATENALFLVYTRRGANNDHVMRNRAPLFIAQVDPEALHVLRATERVLIPERGAALGNFGAAAMTPAESWVTVGEGVWNDDARKRGAKGALFVARVLWK